Proteins encoded within one genomic window of uncultured Sphingopyxis sp.:
- a CDS encoding DUF2853 family protein, which produces MAEDWLADVRKYVADADEAVVSAIVKYLGIALRNRDSSLVSFSDKKETDRVRENFLKKKLGLTDDDATLDAAIAGVGERMKEDRTKNRVTVYYLLAQHFGLLGLFGGAAGAAGVAGAAGLAAAGGAGDAGTNEGETAPVAPLAAAGLGAGGAVAASSAADPAPAAPPPPPSAPQTAYSSGDDEKAGGGMGWLGWLLLALVLAALIFFGLRYCSKQEAAVAPPTDEAAVSETVAPAGSATGTAATAAIPEGAGVVAADREGKPMLTVYFDTGKSEVSNDLSTAAAGVKAYLDGNPAATLAVSGYNDPTGNAAANAELSKNRAQSVKAALEKLGFAPERVVLEKPAEATTSGTDNSAARRVEVTVKG; this is translated from the coding sequence ATGGCAGAAGATTGGCTGGCGGATGTCAGGAAATATGTCGCGGACGCCGACGAGGCGGTGGTGTCGGCGATCGTCAAATATCTCGGCATCGCGCTTCGGAACCGCGATTCCTCGCTCGTTTCCTTCAGCGACAAAAAGGAGACCGACCGGGTTCGCGAGAATTTCCTCAAAAAGAAGCTTGGATTGACCGACGATGACGCGACGCTCGATGCCGCGATCGCCGGTGTCGGCGAGCGGATGAAGGAAGACCGGACAAAGAACCGCGTCACCGTTTACTATCTTCTCGCGCAGCATTTCGGCCTGCTCGGCCTCTTTGGCGGTGCCGCTGGCGCCGCGGGTGTTGCCGGTGCGGCCGGATTGGCCGCCGCGGGTGGAGCCGGCGATGCCGGCACGAACGAAGGGGAGACCGCGCCCGTCGCGCCGCTCGCCGCAGCGGGCCTGGGGGCCGGCGGTGCGGTCGCCGCGAGTTCCGCGGCCGATCCTGCGCCCGCCGCGCCGCCACCTCCCCCTTCGGCGCCGCAAACCGCCTATTCGAGCGGCGATGATGAAAAGGCCGGTGGCGGCATGGGCTGGCTGGGCTGGCTCCTTCTCGCGCTGGTCCTTGCGGCGTTGATCTTCTTCGGGCTGCGCTATTGCTCGAAGCAGGAAGCCGCCGTGGCGCCGCCGACCGACGAAGCCGCCGTCAGCGAAACCGTCGCGCCGGCCGGCAGCGCGACGGGAACGGCCGCGACCGCCGCCATTCCGGAAGGCGCGGGCGTCGTCGCGGCGGATCGCGAGGGCAAGCCGATGCTGACGGTCTATTTCGACACCGGAAAGTCGGAAGTGTCGAACGACCTGTCCACCGCGGCGGCGGGGGTGAAGGCCTATCTCGACGGCAATCCGGCCGCGACGCTGGCCGTGTCGGGCTATAACGATCCGACGGGCAACGCGGCCGCCAATGCCGAACTGTCGAAGAACCGGGCGCAGAGCGTGAAGGCGGCGCTTGAGAAACTCGGCTTCGCACCGGAAAGGGTGGTGCTCGAGAAACCCGCCGAGGCGACGACCTCCGGCACCGACAATTCGGCGGCGCGCCGGGTCGAGGTGACCGTGAAAGGCTGA
- a CDS encoding efflux RND transporter periplasmic adaptor subunit, translated as MDSLAGTQSFYEDADDSRRKRTRLIVALVLIALALGAAYYAFTSGKGAADAEGAAGAAAVPNVTVVVPGRVSVEAAIAANGTIAARREMPVGVAGEGGEVVRVLVEPGQWVGAGQTLAVIDRSVQTQQAASLAASIRVAQADAELAQAELERAQALVGRGFISKADMDRKRATRDAANARVRVAQAQYAEARARNDRLNIVAPAAGLVLTRQVEVGQIVGAGSGVLFRMARGGEMEMLAQMAEADLARIKVGTRATVTPVGTDVQIAGQVWQVSPVVDMDTRQGMVRIAVPYSSVLRPGGFADARLVSGTAEAPLLPESAVQSGPEGNFVLIVGKDDKIERKPVKVGTVSDAGVSIASGLTGNERVVTLAGAFLNVGDKVKPVMQKTPQ; from the coding sequence ATGGACAGCCTGGCGGGCACGCAAAGCTTTTATGAAGACGCCGACGACAGCCGGCGCAAGCGCACGCGGCTGATCGTCGCGCTGGTGCTGATCGCGCTCGCGCTCGGCGCGGCCTATTACGCCTTCACCAGCGGCAAGGGCGCGGCTGACGCCGAAGGGGCGGCGGGCGCCGCGGCGGTTCCGAACGTCACCGTGGTCGTTCCCGGCCGCGTGTCGGTCGAGGCGGCGATCGCCGCCAACGGCACGATCGCGGCGCGCCGCGAAATGCCGGTCGGCGTCGCGGGCGAGGGCGGCGAGGTCGTTCGCGTCCTCGTCGAGCCCGGCCAGTGGGTCGGCGCCGGGCAGACGCTGGCGGTGATCGACCGTTCGGTGCAGACGCAGCAGGCGGCGAGCCTCGCGGCGTCGATCCGCGTCGCGCAGGCGGACGCCGAACTGGCGCAGGCCGAACTCGAACGCGCACAGGCGCTCGTCGGCCGCGGCTTCATCTCGAAGGCCGATATGGACCGCAAGCGCGCGACCCGCGACGCCGCCAATGCGCGCGTGCGCGTCGCGCAGGCGCAATATGCCGAGGCGAGAGCGCGCAACGACCGGCTCAACATCGTCGCGCCCGCGGCGGGGCTGGTGCTGACGCGACAGGTCGAGGTCGGCCAGATCGTCGGCGCGGGCAGCGGCGTATTGTTCCGTATGGCGCGCGGCGGCGAGATGGAAATGCTCGCGCAGATGGCCGAGGCCGATCTCGCGCGCATCAAGGTCGGCACGCGCGCGACCGTCACCCCGGTCGGCACCGACGTCCAGATCGCCGGCCAGGTGTGGCAGGTGTCGCCGGTCGTCGACATGGACACGCGCCAGGGCATGGTGCGCATCGCGGTTCCCTATTCGTCGGTGCTGCGTCCCGGCGGTTTCGCCGACGCGCGGCTCGTCTCGGGCACCGCCGAAGCGCCGCTGCTTCCCGAAAGCGCGGTGCAGAGCGGACCCGAAGGCAATTTCGTGCTGATCGTCGGCAAGGACGACAAGATCGAACGCAAGCCGGTCAAGGTCGGCACGGTCAGCGACGCCGGCGTGTCGATCGCCTCGGGCCTCACCGGCAACGAGCGGGTCGTGACCCTCGCCGGCGCCTTCCTCAACGTCGGCGACAAGGTGAAGCCGGTGATGCAGAAAACCCCGCAATGA
- a CDS encoding adenylate cyclase has translation MATTAGGAARAELFWHRMAIGLAVFIVFGFLQFALRGFVDPVAAPFWVHVHGAAMLAWLALLIAQPVLVSRGNRARHRQLGRIGGLLAIFITGLGVFTGVASLMLNRFPPFFTPPYFLALTVTESLVFGAMVAWALRRRRATDWHRRLMIGATIVILEPALGRLLPIPLMGPWAEPAVALCQLAAVAVVAAYDRRTRGAVHPATWAIAAVVIATRVAISLLSMTPPVIALTTWLAGG, from the coding sequence ATGGCTACAACGGCAGGGGGCGCCGCGCGCGCCGAGCTTTTCTGGCATCGCATGGCGATCGGCCTCGCGGTCTTCATCGTCTTCGGCTTTCTGCAATTCGCGCTCCGGGGCTTCGTCGATCCAGTCGCGGCGCCCTTTTGGGTTCATGTCCATGGCGCCGCGATGCTCGCCTGGCTGGCGCTGCTGATCGCGCAGCCGGTGCTGGTGTCGCGGGGCAATCGGGCGCGGCATCGTCAACTCGGGCGGATTGGCGGGCTGCTGGCGATCTTCATCACCGGCCTCGGCGTCTTCACCGGTGTCGCGTCACTGATGCTGAACCGTTTTCCGCCCTTCTTCACGCCGCCCTATTTCCTCGCGCTGACCGTGACCGAGTCGCTGGTCTTCGGCGCGATGGTCGCCTGGGCGCTCCGGCGGCGGCGCGCGACCGACTGGCACCGGCGGCTGATGATCGGCGCGACGATCGTCATCCTTGAACCCGCGCTGGGGCGGCTGCTCCCCATCCCGCTGATGGGACCCTGGGCGGAACCGGCGGTCGCGCTATGCCAGCTGGCCGCCGTCGCGGTCGTCGCGGCCTATGATCGGCGGACCCGCGGCGCGGTGCATCCGGCGACATGGGCGATCGCGGCGGTTGTCATCGCGACGCGCGTCGCCATATCGCTGCTGTCGATGACGCCCCCCGTCATCGCGCTCACGACGTGGCTGGCCGGCGGTTGA
- the nadA gene encoding quinolinate synthase NadA, protein MTAPIRENLSGLDLRAEIERLRKERNAVILAHYYQKPEIQDLADFVGDSLELSRKAADTDADVIAFCGVKFMAETAKILSPEKIVVLPDMDAGCSLEDSCPPEQFKRFREAHPDHIALTYINCSAAVKALSDIIVTSSSAETIISQIPESQKIIFGPDRHLGGYMNRKFGRDMLLWPGVCIVHEAFSETELLKLKAQHPGAPVAAHPECPPHIVDHADYVGSTSGILQFAKSFPGDTLIVATEPHIIHQMELALPEKTFIGAPGADGNCNCNICPYMALNTMEKLYLALRDLQPRIEMDEELRLAARKSLDRMLDMASGTVGKGDLGKR, encoded by the coding sequence ATGACTGCTCCCATCCGCGAGAATCTCTCGGGCCTCGACCTGCGCGCCGAAATCGAACGCCTCCGCAAGGAGCGCAACGCCGTCATTCTCGCGCATTATTATCAGAAGCCCGAAATTCAGGATCTCGCCGATTTCGTCGGCGATTCGCTCGAGCTGTCGCGCAAGGCGGCGGATACCGACGCCGACGTCATCGCCTTTTGCGGTGTCAAGTTCATGGCCGAGACCGCGAAAATATTGAGCCCCGAAAAGATCGTCGTCCTGCCCGACATGGACGCGGGATGCAGCCTCGAGGACAGCTGCCCGCCCGAACAGTTCAAACGCTTCCGCGAAGCGCATCCCGACCATATCGCGCTGACCTACATCAATTGCTCGGCCGCGGTGAAAGCCTTGAGCGACATCATCGTCACCTCGTCGAGCGCCGAGACGATCATCAGCCAGATTCCGGAAAGCCAGAAGATCATCTTCGGCCCCGACCGTCACCTCGGCGGCTATATGAACCGCAAGTTCGGGCGCGACATGCTGCTGTGGCCGGGCGTGTGCATCGTCCACGAGGCGTTCAGCGAGACCGAGCTGCTGAAGCTGAAGGCGCAGCATCCCGGCGCGCCGGTCGCGGCGCATCCCGAATGCCCGCCGCACATCGTCGACCATGCCGACTATGTCGGCTCGACGAGCGGCATATTGCAGTTCGCCAAGAGCTTCCCCGGCGACACGCTGATCGTCGCGACCGAGCCGCACATCATCCACCAGATGGAGCTCGCGCTGCCCGAGAAGACTTTCATCGGCGCGCCGGGGGCGGACGGCAACTGCAACTGCAACATCTGCCCCTATATGGCGCTCAACACGATGGAGAAGCTCTACCTCGCGCTGCGCGACCTCCAGCCGCGGATCGAGATGGACGAGGAACTTCGCCTCGCCGCGAGGAAGAGCCTCGACCGGATGCTCGACATGGCGTCGGGGACGGTGGGCAAGGGCGACCTGGGCAAGCGATAG
- a CDS encoding GlsB/YeaQ/YmgE family stress response membrane protein yields MLTWIIAIIMGGIIGWLASIVMRTDAQQGIFLNIVVGCIGSILGRFLFGSFLGGGHLRGDAFDPMTLLTAFLGAVILLGIVNLVRRGRVR; encoded by the coding sequence ATGCTTACGTGGATTATCGCAATCATCATGGGCGGCATCATCGGCTGGCTTGCCAGCATCGTGATGCGCACCGACGCGCAGCAGGGGATTTTCCTGAACATCGTCGTCGGCTGTATCGGGTCGATCCTCGGCCGCTTCCTGTTCGGCAGCTTCCTTGGCGGCGGCCATTTGCGCGGCGACGCCTTTGATCCGATGACCTTGCTCACCGCCTTTCTCGGCGCCGTGATCCTGCTCGGGATCGTCAACCTCGTGCGCCGCGGCCGCGTGCGCTGA
- a CDS encoding GlsB/YeaQ/YmgE family stress response membrane protein, protein MGLIITLIVGGIIGWLASIVMRTDAQQGIILNVVVGIVGAFLGNFLGSFFGMGASLDTFSPVGLLWAFIGAVVLLGIINLIRRGSVR, encoded by the coding sequence ATGGGTTTGATCATCACATTGATCGTCGGCGGCATCATCGGCTGGCTGGCGAGCATCGTCATGCGCACCGATGCGCAACAGGGCATCATCCTGAATGTCGTCGTCGGGATCGTCGGCGCGTTCCTGGGCAATTTTCTCGGCAGTTTCTTCGGCATGGGGGCGAGCCTCGACACCTTCAGCCCGGTCGGGCTGCTCTGGGCCTTTATCGGCGCGGTGGTGCTGCTCGGGATCATCAACCTGATCCGGCGCGGCAGCGTCCGCTGA
- a CDS encoding DUF4230 domain-containing protein: MSKGLFRAALVAILALALFFGWRAWQDWQRGTDPETVVAASLQGLQEQNVLVPFTARYVAVVTSTQSRLGLSAKKTLIMPGTVRYELDLGKLEQSDLDWNAAAGALTVTLPPLRLAGPEIDIDAISEYRDGEILLTLTDAERVLDAANRKNAQEELIKQAKGATPMRLAQGAARTAVEQSFAMPLKAAGIDAKVTARFADPE; this comes from the coding sequence ATGAGCAAGGGCCTGTTCCGCGCCGCGCTCGTTGCGATCCTCGCGCTCGCGCTGTTCTTCGGCTGGCGCGCCTGGCAGGACTGGCAGCGGGGCACTGACCCCGAAACCGTCGTCGCGGCGAGCCTGCAGGGATTGCAGGAACAGAATGTGCTGGTGCCTTTCACCGCGCGCTATGTTGCGGTGGTGACCTCGACGCAGAGCCGGCTCGGGCTCAGCGCGAAGAAGACGCTGATCATGCCGGGCACCGTCCGCTATGAACTCGACCTCGGCAAACTCGAACAGTCGGATCTCGACTGGAACGCGGCGGCGGGTGCGCTGACCGTCACGCTGCCGCCGCTGCGGCTCGCGGGTCCCGAGATCGATATCGATGCGATCAGCGAATATCGCGATGGCGAGATATTGCTGACGCTGACCGATGCCGAGCGGGTGCTCGACGCCGCCAACCGCAAGAATGCGCAGGAGGAATTGATCAAGCAGGCGAAAGGCGCGACGCCGATGCGCCTTGCCCAGGGCGCGGCGCGCACCGCGGTCGAGCAGAGCTTCGCCATGCCGCTCAAGGCCGCCGGCATCGATGCCAAGGTGACCGCGCGCTTCGCCGATCCTGAGTAA